ACGGAGGCGGAGTTCGTCGCGTGTGATGTCCGCGACGAGACGCAGGTGGCCGCTCTGGTCGAGGGGATCGTCGAGCGGCATGGGCGCCTCGACGTGGTGGTCAACAACGCCGGTGGGTCGCCGTACGTGTCGGCGGCAGAGGCATCGCCGCGGTTGCACGAGAAGATCGTGCAGCTGAATCTGCTGGCGCCCTTGCTGGTCGCGCAGCACGCCAACGCGGTGATGCAGCGTCAGGACTCCGGCGGGTCGATCGTGATGATTTCGAGCGTCAGCGGGACGCGTCCCTCACCGGGAACCGCGGCTTATGGTGCGGCGAAGGCCGGCTTGGACAATCTCACCGCCAGTCTTGCGGTCGAGTGGGCACCCAAGGTCCGGGTCAACGCCCTGGACGTCGGGATGGTGCGGACCGAGCAGTCGCAGCTGCACTACGGGAGTGAGGCCGCGGTCGAGGCGGTCGGGAAGACCGTCCCGCTGGGGCGGTTGGCCGAGCCCGAAGAAGTCGGGGCGTGTGCCGCGTTCCTGGCCTCGGGTCTGGCTTCTTACGTTTCGGGAGCGACTTTGCGGGTGCACGGCGGGGGAGAGGTGCCGGCGTTCTTGGCGGCGGCGGACGTCAATCATCGGGAGCAGTCATGAGCGGGTTGTGCCAGGGCCGGGTGGTCGTGGTGACCGGTGCCGGGCGGGGTATCGGGCGGGCGCACGCGCTGGCCTTCGCCGCGGAGGGCGCGCAGATCGTGGTCAACGACGTCGGGGTGGCCCTCGACGGGTCGGCGACCGGCGATGGTCCGGCCGCGCAGGTCGTCGCGGAGATCGAGGCGCTCGGCGGGAAAGCGGTGGCGGACACCTCCGACGTCGCCGACTGGGCCGGCGCCAAGACTCTGATCGACACCGCGCTGGAGAACTTCGGCCGGCTCGACGTGCTGGTCAACAACGCGGGATTCGTGCGGGACCGGATGCTGGTCAACCTCGCCGAGGACGAATGGGACGCGGTCGTGCGCGTGCACTTGAAGGGCCACTTCGCGCCCCTGCGGCACGCGGCCGGGCACTGGCGGGGCGAGGCCAAAGCGGGCCGGACGCCGAGCGCGCGGGTGATCAACACCAGTTCGGGTGCCGGGTTGCTGGGCAGCGTGGGTCAGGGGAACTATTCGGCCGCCAAGGCGGGGATCGCCGGGCTGACCGTGGTGGCGGCGGCGGAACTCGCCCGCTACGGCGTCACGGTCAACGCGATCGCCCCGGCCGCGCGGACCCGGATGACCGAAGGCGTGTTCGCCGAGGCCATGGCCCGGCCGGTCGAGGGGTTCGACGCGATGGCGCCGGAGAACGTCTCGCCGCTGGTCGTCTGGCTGGGCAGCGAAGAGTCCGCGGAGGTGACCGGCCGGGTGTTCGAGGTCGAGGGCGGGAAGGTGTCGCTGGCCCAGGCGTGGCGGCACGGTCCGGAAGCAGACAAGGGCGATCGGTGGGCGCCGGCGGAACTCGGTCCGGTGATCAAGGAGCTGCTCGAGCGTGCGCCCGAGCCCGAACCCGTCTACGGAGCGAGCTGATGGGCATTCTCACCAAGCGCGACGGGCACGTCGAGGTCGTCACGGTCGACTTCCCGCCGGTGAACGCGCTGCCGGTGCAGGGCTGGTTCGACCTGGCCGAGGCGATCACGCAGGCCGGGCGCACCCCGGAAGTCCACGTGGTGGTGCTGCGCGCGGAAGGCCGGGGTTTCAACGCCGGGGTGGACATCAAGGAAATCCAGCGCAGCGCCGGTTATGACGCCTTGGTCGGCGCGAACAAGGGCTGTTACGCGGCTTTCGGCGCGGTGTACGACTGCGAAGTGCCGGTGGTCGCGGCGGTGCACGGCTTCTGCCTCGGTGGCGGGATCGGTTTGGTCGGCAACGCCGACGTGATCATCGCCTCCGACGACGCCACCTTCGGTGTCCCGGAGGTGGAGCGGGGTGCGCTCGGGGCGGCGACGCACCTGGCGCGGTTGGTGCCGCAGCATCTGATGCGCACCTTGTACTTCACCGCGCGGAAGATCACCGCCGCCGAGTTGCACGCGCATGGTTCGGTGTATCAGGTGGTGCCGCGCGCGGAGCTGGACGAGGCGGCGATGGCCGTCGCGCGGGACATCGCGGCGAAGGACCCGCGGGTCATCCGGGCCGCGAAAGAGGCCTTGAACGGCATCGACATCCAGCCGGTGCACCGCAGCTACCGCTTCGAGCAGGGGTTCACCTTCGAGCTGAACCTGCTCGGCGCGTCCGACGAAGCCCGCGAGGAGTTCTTGAATGGCCGATAAGCGCACGACCGCCGACGAGGTCGCGGCCGAGATCCGGGACGGCATGACCGTCGGGATCGGCGGCTGGGGGTCCCGGCGCAAGCCGATGGCCCTGGTCCGGGCGATCCTGCGCACCCCGGTCAAGGACCTCACCATCGTCTCCTACGGCGGCCCCGACGTCGGCCTGCTGTGCGCGGCGGGCAAGGTGTCCCGGGTCGTGTTCGGGTTCGTCACCCTGGATTCGATTCCGTTCGACCCGTGGTTCGGCCGCGCCCGCGAAACCGGCGCCATCAAGGTCACCGAATATGACGAAGGCATGTTCGGCACAGCGCTTTCCGCGGCGGCGCAACGCCTTCCGTTCCTCCCGACACGGGCCGGGCTGGGCTCGGAGGTGATGCGCGCCAATCCGGACCTGCGGACCGTCCGCTCGCCCTATGCCGACGGCGAGGAGCTGGTCGCGGTCCCGGCCCAGCACCTCGACGTCGCGTTGGTGCACCTCAACCGCGCCGACGCCCGCGGCAACGCCCAGTACCTCGGCCCGGACCCGTACTTCGACGAGCTGTTCTGCCTCGCCGCGGCAAAACGGTTCGTGTCGGTGGAGAAGGTCGTGGAGACGGCGGAGCTGACGGCGGGTGGGCCGGTGCAGTCGTTGCTGCTCAACCGGGCCAATGTGGACGGAGTCGTGGCGGCGCCCCGGGGTGCGCATTTCACGACGGCCGTGCCGGATTATGGCCGGGACGAGCGGTTCCAGCGGCACTACGCGGCGTGCGCGAAGGATCCGGACGCCTGGCCGGGGTTCGTGGACCGGTTCCTGTCCGGCGGCGACGAGCAGTATCTGTCCGAAGTGGACAAGTTCGAGGCGGAGGCGGCATGAGTGAGCCTGCGAACGAATCATTCAACACTGCGCTCTCCGCTCAGGGCGCACCGAGCGTCAGCGAGGTGTGCGCATGAGTGCGACCCGGGCCGAGATCGCCGTGGTGGCGGTGGCCGAGCTGTTCCGCGGCGACGGCGAGATCGTGGCCAGCCCGATGGGCCTCATCCCGCAGCTGGGCGCGAAGCTCGCGCGGCTGACGTTCGAGCCGGACCTGCTGATGTCCAACGGCGAGGCGTACCTGATGACCACCGACGGCGTGGTCGAGGGCTGGCAGCCGTTCCGCAAGATGCTCGACACGATCGTCCCGCACGGACGCCGGCACGTCGTGATGGGTGCCAACCAGATCGACCGCTACGGCAACCAGAACATCTCGGCCATCGGCGACCACAGCCGTCCGGCCAAGCAGCTCCTGGGCGTCCGCGGCGCGCCGGGCAACACGATCAACCACCGCACCAGCTACTGGGTCCCCCGGCACAGCACCCGCGTGTTCGTGGACACCGTGGACGTCGTGTCCGGGGTC
This window of the Amycolatopsis balhimycina FH 1894 genome carries:
- a CDS encoding SDR family oxidoreductase; protein product: MKTDLGLSGAVVLVTGGVRGVGRGISDVFLAQGAQVVVCARREVPTEAEFVACDVRDETQVAALVEGIVERHGRLDVVVNNAGGSPYVSAAEASPRLHEKIVQLNLLAPLLVAQHANAVMQRQDSGGSIVMISSVSGTRPSPGTAAYGAAKAGLDNLTASLAVEWAPKVRVNALDVGMVRTEQSQLHYGSEAAVEAVGKTVPLGRLAEPEEVGACAAFLASGLASYVSGATLRVHGGGEVPAFLAAADVNHREQS
- a CDS encoding SDR family oxidoreductase codes for the protein MSGLCQGRVVVVTGAGRGIGRAHALAFAAEGAQIVVNDVGVALDGSATGDGPAAQVVAEIEALGGKAVADTSDVADWAGAKTLIDTALENFGRLDVLVNNAGFVRDRMLVNLAEDEWDAVVRVHLKGHFAPLRHAAGHWRGEAKAGRTPSARVINTSSGAGLLGSVGQGNYSAAKAGIAGLTVVAAAELARYGVTVNAIAPAARTRMTEGVFAEAMARPVEGFDAMAPENVSPLVVWLGSEESAEVTGRVFEVEGGKVSLAQAWRHGPEADKGDRWAPAELGPVIKELLERAPEPEPVYGAS
- a CDS encoding enoyl-CoA hydratase family protein, giving the protein MGILTKRDGHVEVVTVDFPPVNALPVQGWFDLAEAITQAGRTPEVHVVVLRAEGRGFNAGVDIKEIQRSAGYDALVGANKGCYAAFGAVYDCEVPVVAAVHGFCLGGGIGLVGNADVIIASDDATFGVPEVERGALGAATHLARLVPQHLMRTLYFTARKITAAELHAHGSVYQVVPRAELDEAAMAVARDIAAKDPRVIRAAKEALNGIDIQPVHRSYRFEQGFTFELNLLGASDEAREEFLNGR
- a CDS encoding CoA transferase subunit A, producing the protein MADKRTTADEVAAEIRDGMTVGIGGWGSRRKPMALVRAILRTPVKDLTIVSYGGPDVGLLCAAGKVSRVVFGFVTLDSIPFDPWFGRARETGAIKVTEYDEGMFGTALSAAAQRLPFLPTRAGLGSEVMRANPDLRTVRSPYADGEELVAVPAQHLDVALVHLNRADARGNAQYLGPDPYFDELFCLAAAKRFVSVEKVVETAELTAGGPVQSLLLNRANVDGVVAAPRGAHFTTAVPDYGRDERFQRHYAACAKDPDAWPGFVDRFLSGGDEQYLSEVDKFEAEAA
- a CDS encoding CoA-transferase subunit beta, whose product is MSATRAEIAVVAVAELFRGDGEIVASPMGLIPQLGAKLARLTFEPDLLMSNGEAYLMTTDGVVEGWQPFRKMLDTIVPHGRRHVVMGANQIDRYGNQNISAIGDHSRPAKQLLGVRGAPGNTINHRTSYWVPRHSTRVFVDTVDVVSGVGYDNAAKAGPSAEKYHDVHRVVTNLGVFDFATPDHAMRAVSLHPGVTPGEVTAATTFEVDMSAVGTSREPDEDELRLIREVLDPKSLRDKEVPA